From Pseudodesulfovibrio nedwellii:
AACAGAAGCAGACAGCCACACTTGTGGTTCTCGTCCCCAACGAGCGCAAACAACCCGTGGCTCATCATTAGGCACTTTAGGTGACCTCAGGGCGTGGGGGATCGTTGGAGTGCGTCCTCGAACTCCAGTGGATAGGCGATCTTCCACGCCCTTTAGGAATGCTGACGTATATATCTTTTATATATAATTCTGTTGGGCGTTTGAGATTCAGGATCACTAGAATTTCTTTCTCATCAGAAACTCTTAATAGTGTGTTTGTGCGGACGGGTAGCAAGAAAGAATATTTTGCTCGTAAGTCTATAGAATTGAAGATTTATATATCTATTTCGAGTAGAAGCAAGAAGATGCAGATAGTTGCGGCTTCTTTTTGATTATTTTTACATTTTGAGACGGGATTTCAATTCCTACTATATACTACCTTTTCGGTATTAAATTATTGAAAATTAATGTGTTGACGTTATATTTTTTAATCGGCTATGCACTTCGCTACATTGAAAATGAATTTCATAATCAACGATTCGCTCGGGATTGAGAAGGCCGACGGAGAAAAGGAAAAGGAGGTCGTTTTGAAACGCCTTTTGGCAATTATGGCTGTTGTTACATGTTTGATTTTGGGTGAAGGAGCCTCTTTGGTGCACGCCGGACCTGTTATGGGCGGGGGGAGTGATTCCGAAGCAGCTTTGAAGGATCGGCCCGATACAAAACCTGTCAAATGCGTGGGCTTGATCAACATGTCAAACGGGATAGTTCTTCCTAAAGGGAAAGTGACCGCCAGCATCAAATATCGATACGTTCACAAAGATTCTTTGTATGACGGAAGCGAGGAAAAGCATGGAAATTACGGGGGTAAATACGATCGTGTAAATCAAGGGTTGCAGTTTACGGCCAAGGCTGGATTGTTCGAGGATTTTGAAGCCCGTGTCATGGTTCCGTTTTGGGATAAGGAACTTAAACGCAAGGCTGGCAATCCTCCAACATCCACTGGGACCGATTCAGTAAGTGGTTTGGGTGATGTCGTGGTTATGGGGCGGTACGCACTCATGAGCCAGCGGAAGGGCGATTGGATGAGCGTGGCTTTAGGAGCGGGAATAAAATTGCCTACAGGTGACCCTGATCACGAGAATGACTTTCCGTTTTCCAATGCGCATAAATACATCGGCCCGGGTGGTCAGCTTGGTACCGGTTCCTGGGATCCAAAGATTGAATTAGGTGCTACCAAGTTTGTGGATCGTTCACGGTTTGACATGCATTTTATGTACACCATCCCCGGAGATGGAGCGCATGGTTCCCGCAAGGGCAAACAGTTCAAGTATAACTTTGGGTATGGGTATGCCCTGAATAAGTATTTCGACCTTGAACTCGAATTGAACGGTGTCGAGCAGGAACGTCATCGCTACGATAACGAAATCGCCAAATCAACCGGTGGGCATACCATCTATATTACCCCCGGTATTCATTGGAAGATGGCCGAAAAATGCCATTTGTCATTGGGCGTTCCCGTAGTCGTCTACCGTGACCTTAATGGCTATTCAGCCGACCCTGATCGCAACAGCCGGTATGGGCTGGGTGAAGACTTTCAGGTTGTGACCCGTCTTGCTTTCAGCTTCTAATTATTTGGAGATAAAAATGAAAAAAATACGTTTGCTTTTGATTGTGACATGCCTGTCCTGCATGGCGATTCTCTTTGGACTGACCTGCGCCAATGCCACTCCGTACAAGGCACCGGAGAAGATCAAAGCCGTCATGGTCGGTGACAGGTTGGTGGATGTGGCCTTGAAGCTTGGTGTTGTCGCAGAAGGGATGGCTGTGCGAGCATCCATGTGGCCCAAAGCCGATGAGATCAAAATGGCTTCTCAGCTTTTGGGGTGCCCCAACTATGTCACGGTCAAACATCCTGAGACCATTGCCAATTTCATGAAGGAGCGGGGCATTACTCGGCTCATCTTGGAAAAAAGCGTTAAGTTTTGTTTGTACAAGAAAAAAGTGAATCCTGTGAAAGTGGCTGAGTTGGTCAAGGATGTCCCCGGTATCACCATTGAGTATGTGGATTTCAGCAGTGGCGTCGTCCCTGCCATCTCACAGATTGCCGAGTTGTTTGGTAAGCAGGAGCAGGGACATCAAGTGGCTGCCTCGTATGCAAAAGCCATGAAGAAGGTCGAAGCTTCTTTGACCAAGCAGAAAACCGGCAAACGAGTTCTCGTACTCAACGGCCATTATCTCGCATCGGGTAAAACCTTTATCCGCGTGGAAGCTCCTGGTGGTTATTCTGATCAGTACATCCTGAATCCGCTTGGGTGCAAAAACGTGGCAGAAGCCATGATGACCGACACGATGAAGGTCAGCAAAGGTCATGTCTCTGGTGGGCGTTTGGGTTGGTTAGACAAGGTCAAACCTGACGTGATCGTTGCCACAGGTGACGGATTTGCCGTGCAACTGGCACTGCACAAGGCTTTGCAGAAGAATCCGGCTTTGGCTGATGTCCCGGCCATCAAAACCGGTTCGGTGTATTCGCTGCCTTTTTATGGTGATTCCAGCGTCCTTGAGTATCCGCAGATATTCAAGCAGTGGAGTGCCGCTTTAGGGCAGTAACTTCAAAGACTCCTGACGACGATACTCAAGAGGGACTGCATGTAGTGGCAGTCCCTCTTTTTTCTCGTTTGAAAGAGAATTTATAGTGCAAATGGCGTGAGAATCCTCTCAAGTACTCCCTGTACTTTGGAGATGGCTACGCCGTAGTTGGTCACTGGAACTCCACGGCGCGAACATTCATTCATGCGGCGTAACATCTCGGTTCGGTTCAACATGCAGGCACCGCAGTGGATGGCGAGTTTGAATCGTTCCAAATCTTCAGGGAAGTCGTGGCCTGAATAGGTCTCGAAGTTCAGGTTTTTCCCTGTGTATTGTGTGACCCAGTGCGGAATTTTGATCCGGCCTATGTCATCTTCCACCGGATGATGGGAACAGGCTTCGCCGATGAGTATTGTGTCACCTTCACTCAGGGTATCAATGGCTTTCGCGCCATGCACAAGTGTTGGAAGGTCTCCTTTGTAACGGGCGAACAGGGTCGAAAAAGTGGTCAATGGGACATCGGTCGGGACGACTTTGGCCACATTGTGTACGACTTGAGAATCCGTGATAACCAGTGCGGGCTTGTGGTTCAGGCCGGACAAAGCCTCTTCGAGTTCTGATTCCTTGGTGGTTAACGCCAAAGCGTCACCGTCTAGGATCTCTCGCAAGATTTGCACCTGAGGCAGGATGAGCCGTCCTTTGGGAGCGGAAAGGTCTATCGGCACGACGCAGACGACCCATTCCCCTTTTTTGAAGAGGTCGCCAGCCAGTACCGGGTCACGCTTCATTTCCGGCGGTGCGATGTCGATGATCGCCTGTTTTATTTCGTCGATATTTGTTTCGTCTTTGGCCGAGGTGGTCAGGAACCGAAATCCCTTTTTTTGACAGTATGCGCGGTCTTCGGCTGATGGTTCCCTGATGTCACTTTTGTTGAAAGCGATGATGAATGGGATGTCCAGTTCGATGATGTCTTCGATTATTTTCAGTTCATGTGGCGTGAGCCCTGCCTCGCCGACAACGACTATTGCCACATCCGAACGCCAGAGGACTTTTCGTGTTGCCTTGATTCGCAACTCCCCAAGTTCGCCAGAGTCATCGAGTCCGGCTGTGTCGTAGAATGTGACAGGGCCGAGCGGAAGCAATTCGTAATGCTTGGCAACCGGGTCCGTTGTCGTCCCCGGCATATCCGAGACAATGGCTATTTTTTGATCCGTTATGGCGTTAACCAGTGATGACTTGCCTGCATTCCTTTGTCCGGCGAGGGTTATGACCAGTCGTATTCCGCGGGGTGCTTTGTTGGACATTGTTTCTCCTTGGAGAGAATCCTTTGGATGATGACGGCACAAGGCCGAGGGAGCGGATCATGCTTTTGGCATGTGTCAGAGAATCCGTGATATCAATGTTCGATGCGTTTTTTCCGGGATAGATGGTGTAATCTGCGCGATGGTCCTCCGGGGTCATGGAGGGCATGATGACATTGCATCCACGAGTCAGTGCAAGCCTTTGAGACTCTGGTTCCAAAGCGCTC
This genomic window contains:
- a CDS encoding transporter — translated: MNFIINDSLGIEKADGEKEKEVVLKRLLAIMAVVTCLILGEGASLVHAGPVMGGGSDSEAALKDRPDTKPVKCVGLINMSNGIVLPKGKVTASIKYRYVHKDSLYDGSEEKHGNYGGKYDRVNQGLQFTAKAGLFEDFEARVMVPFWDKELKRKAGNPPTSTGTDSVSGLGDVVVMGRYALMSQRKGDWMSVALGAGIKLPTGDPDHENDFPFSNAHKYIGPGGQLGTGSWDPKIELGATKFVDRSRFDMHFMYTIPGDGAHGSRKGKQFKYNFGYGYALNKYFDLELELNGVEQERHRYDNEIAKSTGGHTIYITPGIHWKMAEKCHLSLGVPVVVYRDLNGYSADPDRNSRYGLGEDFQVVTRLAFSF
- a CDS encoding ABC transporter substrate-binding protein, with protein sequence MKKIRLLLIVTCLSCMAILFGLTCANATPYKAPEKIKAVMVGDRLVDVALKLGVVAEGMAVRASMWPKADEIKMASQLLGCPNYVTVKHPETIANFMKERGITRLILEKSVKFCLYKKKVNPVKVAELVKDVPGITIEYVDFSSGVVPAISQIAELFGKQEQGHQVAASYAKAMKKVEASLTKQKTGKRVLVLNGHYLASGKTFIRVEAPGGYSDQYILNPLGCKNVAEAMMTDTMKVSKGHVSGGRLGWLDKVKPDVIVATGDGFAVQLALHKALQKNPALADVPAIKTGSVYSLPFYGDSSVLEYPQIFKQWSAALGQ
- the hydF gene encoding [FeFe] hydrogenase H-cluster maturation GTPase HydF, which encodes MSNKAPRGIRLVITLAGQRNAGKSSLVNAITDQKIAIVSDMPGTTTDPVAKHYELLPLGPVTFYDTAGLDDSGELGELRIKATRKVLWRSDVAIVVVGEAGLTPHELKIIEDIIELDIPFIIAFNKSDIREPSAEDRAYCQKKGFRFLTTSAKDETNIDEIKQAIIDIAPPEMKRDPVLAGDLFKKGEWVVCVVPIDLSAPKGRLILPQVQILREILDGDALALTTKESELEEALSGLNHKPALVITDSQVVHNVAKVVPTDVPLTTFSTLFARYKGDLPTLVHGAKAIDTLSEGDTILIGEACSHHPVEDDIGRIKIPHWVTQYTGKNLNFETYSGHDFPEDLERFKLAIHCGACMLNRTEMLRRMNECSRRGVPVTNYGVAISKVQGVLERILTPFAL